Proteins encoded within one genomic window of Eleutherodactylus coqui strain aEleCoq1 chromosome 1, aEleCoq1.hap1, whole genome shotgun sequence:
- the POLR2H gene encoding DNA-directed RNA polymerases I, II, and III subunit RPABC3, whose protein sequence is MAGILFEDIFDVKDIDPEGRKFDRVSRLHCESESFKMDLILDVNIQVYPVDLGDKFRLVIANTLYEDGTLDDGEYNPNDDRPSRADQFEYVMYGKVYRIEGDETSTEAATRLSAYVSYGGLLMRLQGDANNLHGFEVDSRIYLMMKKLAF, encoded by the exons ATGGCTGGAATCCTCTTTGAAGATATCTTTGATGTGAAGGATATCGATCCTGAAGGACGAAAGTTTGATCGAG TTTCAAGGTTACATTGTGAAAGTGAATCCTTTAAGATGGACCTGATTCTTGATGTGAACATACAGGTTTATCCTGTGGATCTAG GTGATAAATTCCGTTTGGTTATCGCCAACACCCTGTATGAGGATGGAACACTAGACGACGGTGAATACAATCCCAATGATGACCGTCCTTCCAG AGCTGACCAATTTGAATATGTTATGTATGGTAAAGTGTATCGGATAGAAGGAGATGAAACCTCCACTGAAGCGGCCACTCGTCT GTCTGCATATGTATCGTATGGTGGTTTATTAATGAGGCTACAAGGAGATGCCAATAATCTACATGGGTTTGAGGTCGATTCCCGCATTTACCTTATGATGAAGAAACTAGCCTTCTGA